The region ACGGTGACCGCGCCGGCAACGCCATCACGTTCGCGTTCGTCCCGCTGCCGACCGACGTCGAGGGCGCGGCGAACCGGGCGGCGGCGACGATCGCCGCGACGACGATCGCGAAGGCCGATCTCGCGACGGTGCCCCGGCCGGCGATGGCGGCGTACACGGTGCTGACGATGGCGCCGGTCATCGCCGCCCAGGTCCTCGGCCTCGGCGCGCGGGCGAGACCGATGTTCAACCTGGCGGTGTCGAACGTTCCCGGCCCCTCGGACACCCAGTTCTACAACGGCGTGGAGCTGCTGGGAATCCATCCGGTGTCGCTGTTGCAGGCCGGGCAGGCCCTGAACGTGACCGCGCTGTCGTGCGGCGGCCGACTGCACATCACGTTCACCGCGAGCCCCGATGCGCTGGCCGGGACGCACCGGTTGGCGCACTACGTGACGGACGCGCTGGACGAGCTCGAGGACGCGCACGAGGGGCCCGACACCCCCGCCCGGCCCGCGCGCTGACATCCGCCGCCGGCGGAGGCCGGGCCCGCTGATTCGTCGCCCTGGCCGGATCGCGCCGTCGACGCCGGTGCGGCAGACTGCAGCCATGTCGCATGCGGGAGGGACGCTGCGGGAGCGCGCCGAGCGGCGGCGCAGGTGGATCTCGGCTCCGACGGGCGCATGCATCGCGGCCGGCATCATCCTGGCACCGAAGTTCTTCACGCCGTCCGGCTCCGTGGACGGCGTCATGGCGGTGCTCGACGTGGTCGTGTTCGTACTCGTGTACGTCGGGATGCAGGCACTGCTCGCGCGTCGCCCGTCACCGCCCGATCGAGGTCCGACGCTGTGGTCGGCGCCGTTGCTGCAGGGGCTGACCCGCTCCCGTCGACGGGCCGCGCGTCGGGCCGTCCGCCGGGCGGAGCCCAGCGCCGACCCGGAGCTGCGCGAGGCCGAGCTGGACACCGCCGTGCGACTCGTCCGCGCCGGGCGATGGGCGCCGGCGGTGACCCCGGTCCTCGGCCTGGGGTTCTGCCTGTTCGCGGTCACCGCCGACCTCACCGGCGTCGGTCGCGCCGCGTTCCTCGGCGTCGCCGCGCTCGCGATCGGCAGCGGAGTCTGGGCGGCCTACCAGCGCCCGCGGGCGCGGTGTTATCTCGACCGCGACGCGGCCGCCCGCGGGGCCGGGTCGGCTCAGGACGGCGGCGCGGCGAAGTAGTGCCCCTGCTCGAGATCGGCGAGCAGGCCGGGACCGGTGGGCCGCCAGCCGAACCGCGCGCGGGTGAGCTCGCTCGACGTCGCGAGGTCGGCGGCGAAGAACTGCCCCATCCAGTCGAAATGGGCGCCCGCCTCCTCGGCAGGGACGGACGTCACCGGGACGCCCAGCCCGCGGCCGATCGTCTCGGCGATCGCCCTGGTCGCGATGCCCTGCTCGGCGACGGCGTGGACGATGGAACCGGCCGGCGCGGACTCGGTGGCCAGGGCGACCAGTCGGCCGGCGTCGGAGCGATGGACGGCGGGCCAGACGTTCGTGCCGTCGCCGACGTACGCCGAGACGCCCTTCGCGCGAGCCGTGGCGACGAGCACCGGGACGAAGCCGTAGTCGCCCGCGCCGTGCACCGTCGGGGCGAAGCGGACGACGCAGGAACGGACGCCGCGTTCGGCGAGCGCGAGGGCGGCCGCGGCGTTGACGAGGCGCGGGTGGCCGTCGTGCGCCGGCCGGTCGTCCTCGGTCGCGACCGTGCCGCTCGCCAGACCGGCGACGCCGGAGGCGATGAGCAGCGGCCGGTCGGTCCCGGCCAGCACCTCGCCGAAGGCCTCGATCGCCTGCGAGTCGGTGCGCGCGGCGTCGGCCATGCGCGAGAAGTCGTGGTTGTAGGCGAGGTGGACGACGGCGTCGGCCGCGGCCGCGCCGTCGCGCAGGCCGGCCGGGTCGTCGATGCTGCCGCGGCGCACCTCGGCGCCGAGCTCGGCGATCCGCGCCGCCGCGGCGTCGGAGCGGGCGAGGCCGACGACCTCGTGGCCGCGGGCGAGCAGCTCGGTGGTGGCGGCGGAGCCGATCCATCCCGACGCACCGGTGACGAAGACGCGCATGACAGACCTCCAGGTCGGTGAGGGCCCGCGCCGGTCGCGAGCCATGTCAGTCCCTGACATCGACTCTAGCAAAGTCATGTCAGTGTCTGTCATCGCCTAGGATCGGGCCATGGGACGGTGGGAGCCGAACGCGCGCGAGCGCCTCGCCGGCGCCGCGCTCGAGCTGTACGCCGAGCACGGCTTCGACAAGACGACGGTCGCCGAGATCGCCCAGCGCGCCGGGCTCACCGAACGGACCTTCTTCCGTCACTTCGCCGACAAGCGCGAGGTGCTCTTCGGCGGCCAGGAGGACTTCAACCGGGCGTTCGTCGCCGGCGTCGCGGCCGCGCCCGCCGGGGCCGCCCCGCTCGACGCCGTCGCCGTCGCGCTCGCCGCCGCGCCCACCGTGCTGCCCGAGACCCGCCGGCCGCACGCCCGCGCCCGCGCGCTCGTCATCGCGCGCGACCCTGCGCTGCGCGAACGCGAACTGATCAAGCTGGCGAGCCTGTCGAGCGTGATCGCAGCGGCGTTGCGCGAGCGCGGGGTCGCCGAGCCGGCCGCGAGCCTGACCGCCGAGGCCGGCGTCGCCGTGTTCAAGGTGGCCTTCGCGCGTTGGGTCGCCGAGCCCGACCCCGCCGACACGGGTGACATCGCCGATCTCGCCGGGCTGCTGCGCGACGCGCTGGCCGAGCTCAGGGCAGTGATGGCCGGCGGCACGTCCGGCTGAGCGTCACGCGCGCAGCACCGCGATCTCTCCGGGACGGACGACCCGCACCACGTCGGCCAGCCCGCGCCGGCCCGTCTCGGCCAGGAACGCCGCGAGCGGCGAGCGGAAGACGCCGTAGTCGTCGTTGTGCACGGGCACGGCGACCCCCGGTCGGCACAGCTCCTGCAGGTCCGCGCCCTGCCGGGCGTCCATCGTCACCACGAGGCCGCCGGGCAGCGTCGTGCCGCCCAGGTGCAGCACCGCGACGTCGATGTCGGGGAAACGCTCGGGGATCGTGCGCAGCTCGTCGACGAACACGGTGTCGCCGCTGATGTAGGTGCGCAGCGTCGAGCCGTCCGGCGCGGTGTGGTCCAGGACGCTGCCCATGACCGGTGGGAGCAGCAGGCCGGCGACGCCGGTGCCGTGCCGGCCGGGGGTCGCGGTGACGGTGAGGACGTGCCCGTCACGCACGAGATGGGTCGCGCCCCAGGTCGGCAGCGCCTGTGCGGCGTGGAAGCCCTGTCGCAGCAGGGCCCGCGCGGCCTTCGGCGTCGTCACGATCGGCAGGTCGCGCGGCAGGCCTCGGCGCGCGACGCGATCCCAGTGGTCACCGTGCAGGTGCGACAGCACGACCGCGTCCAGGTGCGGCAGCTGCGGGATCGACAGTGCCGGTTCGGTGCGCCGCGTCGACCACAGCCCGTGACCGAGGTAGGCGCGCTGCCCGCGGTGCAGGAAGTTCGGGTCGGTGAGCAGCGTGAACGGCCCGATCCGCAGCACCGTGGTGGCTGTTCCGACGAACTGCAGGGACATGCGGCTGGCGGTCATGACTTCCCCGGGGCGTCACCGGCGCGCCCGCGGTTCGGATCCTGCCTCACCGCCGCGGTACCCGGACCGCGCTCGCGGGTACCTGGCCGGTGGAGCACGACGTCGGCGAACATCTCCGGCGACGACACCGAGAGGGTCGCCGATGACGGTCGACCGTGGCCAGTGGACGTTGCTCGAGGCCCAGCCGGGCAAGGGCGACGTGCTGGCCGAGTTCCTGCGCGAGTGCCACGGGCTCGCCGCGTCGGAGACCGGGACGGTCGCGTGGCTCGCGCTGCGGCTGTCCGAGACCACGTTCGGCCTGCTCGCGACCTTCCAGGGCGAGCCGGCGCGGCGGGTGCACCTCGCCGGCGCGATCCCGGCCGGCATCGCCCACGCGGCGGGCGAGCTGCTCGCCGGTGAGCCCGACAGCCGTCCCGTCGACATCCTCGGCGCGACCTGATCCACCACCACCCACCGGACCACCGTGTCCGCCACCGAAGGAGCCACCATGCGTGCACTCGTCTACCACGGCCCGAAGAACGTCGCGGTCGAGAACGTCCCCGACGCCCGGATCGAGAAGCCGACCGACGCGCTCGTCAGGATCACCACGACCAACATCTGCGGCAGCGACCTGCACATGTACGAGGGGCGCACCGACGTCGAGGAGGGCAAGGTCCTCGGCCACGAGAACATGGGCGAGGTCATCGAGGTCGGCGACGGCGTCGACCGGGTGAAGGTCGGCGACGTGGTCGTCCTGCCCTTCAACATCGGCTGCGGCTTCTGCAAGAACTGCGAGAACGGCTACACCGGCTTCTGCCTGACCGCCAATCCCGGCAGCGCCGGCGCCGCCTACGGCTACGCGTCGATGGGTCCGTACAGCGGCGGCCAGGCCGAACTGCTGCGGGTGCCCTACGCCGACTGGAACGCGCTCGTCCTGCCCGAGGACGCCCGGGAGAAGGAGAAGGACTACGTCATGCTGTCCGACATCCTGCCCACCGGCTACCACGGCACGGAGCTGGCGCGGGTCGGGATCGGCGAGTCCGTCGTCGTCTGGGGAGCCGGGCCGGTCGGCCTGATGGCCGCGATGTCGGCCGGCCTGCGCGGTGCCAACCAGGTCTTCGTCGTCGACCGGCAGCCCGACCGGCTGCGGCTCGCCGAGACGATCGGTGCGACGCCGATCGACGACAGCGCGGGGGACGCGGTGCAGCAGATCCTCGACGCCACCCGCGGCGAGGGGGCCGACAAGGGGGTCGAGGCGGTCGGCTACCAGGCCCACGACCACACCGGCGAGGAGCGCCCCGGGCTGACCGTCAACAGCCTGATCGAGGCCGTCCGCCCCACCGGGCGCATCGGCGTCGTCGGGGTGTTCGTCCCGGCGGATCCGAACTCCGGCGACGACCTCGCGCAGGAGGGCAAGTTCGGCATGGACTTCGGCACGTTCTTCTTCAAGGGCCAGACCATGGGGACGGGTCAGGCGAACGTCAAGCAGTACAACCGCCAACTGCGCAACCTGATCCACCGCGACAAGCTCAACCCGGGGCTGATCGTGTCGCACGAGCTGGGCCTCGACGAGGCGGCGGAGGGCTACCGCCGCTTCGACGACCGCGAGGACGGCTGGACGAAGGTGCTGCTGCACCCGTGAGTGGGTACAGCCCTGGCATGAGCGAGGAGCGCACCGGCGGCACCGACAGCACTGCCGACACCGGCTACAACGACGACACCGGCAAGGCCGACCCGCAGGTCAGCCCGA is a window of Jatrophihabitans endophyticus DNA encoding:
- a CDS encoding SDR family oxidoreductase, whose product is MRVFVTGASGWIGSAATTELLARGHEVVGLARSDAAAARIAELGAEVRRGSIDDPAGLRDGAAAADAVVHLAYNHDFSRMADAARTDSQAIEAFGEVLAGTDRPLLIASGVAGLASGTVATEDDRPAHDGHPRLVNAAAALALAERGVRSCVVRFAPTVHGAGDYGFVPVLVATARAKGVSAYVGDGTNVWPAVHRSDAGRLVALATESAPAGSIVHAVAEQGIATRAIAETIGRGLGVPVTSVPAEEAGAHFDWMGQFFAADLATSSELTRARFGWRPTGPGLLADLEQGHYFAAPPS
- a CDS encoding TetR family transcriptional regulator translates to MGRWEPNARERLAGAALELYAEHGFDKTTVAEIAQRAGLTERTFFRHFADKREVLFGGQEDFNRAFVAGVAAAPAGAAPLDAVAVALAAAPTVLPETRRPHARARALVIARDPALRERELIKLASLSSVIAAALRERGVAEPAASLTAEAGVAVFKVAFARWVAEPDPADTGDIADLAGLLRDALAELRAVMAGGTSG
- a CDS encoding MBL fold metallo-hydrolase, whose translation is MTASRMSLQFVGTATTVLRIGPFTLLTDPNFLHRGQRAYLGHGLWSTRRTEPALSIPQLPHLDAVVLSHLHGDHWDRVARRGLPRDLPIVTTPKAARALLRQGFHAAQALPTWGATHLVRDGHVLTVTATPGRHGTGVAGLLLPPVMGSVLDHTAPDGSTLRTYISGDTVFVDELRTIPERFPDIDVAVLHLGGTTLPGGLVVTMDARQGADLQELCRPGVAVPVHNDDYGVFRSPLAAFLAETGRRGLADVVRVVRPGEIAVLRA
- a CDS encoding putative quinol monooxygenase, coding for MTVDRGQWTLLEAQPGKGDVLAEFLRECHGLAASETGTVAWLALRLSETTFGLLATFQGEPARRVHLAGAIPAGIAHAAGELLAGEPDSRPVDILGAT
- a CDS encoding glutathione-independent formaldehyde dehydrogenase, whose protein sequence is MRALVYHGPKNVAVENVPDARIEKPTDALVRITTTNICGSDLHMYEGRTDVEEGKVLGHENMGEVIEVGDGVDRVKVGDVVVLPFNIGCGFCKNCENGYTGFCLTANPGSAGAAYGYASMGPYSGGQAELLRVPYADWNALVLPEDAREKEKDYVMLSDILPTGYHGTELARVGIGESVVVWGAGPVGLMAAMSAGLRGANQVFVVDRQPDRLRLAETIGATPIDDSAGDAVQQILDATRGEGADKGVEAVGYQAHDHTGEERPGLTVNSLIEAVRPTGRIGVVGVFVPADPNSGDDLAQEGKFGMDFGTFFFKGQTMGTGQANVKQYNRQLRNLIHRDKLNPGLIVSHELGLDEAAEGYRRFDDREDGWTKVLLHP